The following nucleotide sequence is from Desulfomicrobium macestii.
TCCGGCAAGGGTACACCGCCTTCATGCAGACCGAGATCCGGGCCAACGTCACCTTTTCCGAGTCGATCCTGGACGACCCCCGGTCCGCCCTGGACAAAAGGCTCGTCCCGCTGGTCAGTCGCGGCGTGACCCGCATTCTGCCCATGCAGCTGCGCGAAAATCCGCAACTGCTGGGCACGACCTCCGAAGTCTGGGTATTGGCCAACGCCGAGGTGGACCAATACATCAAGAACAAGCCCAATCGCCTGAAACCAAAAGAAATAAAGCTGGTGGACGAACTTGTGGCCGAGGGCTCGATCAAGAAGGTCTTCAACGTCGGCTTCTTCACCAACGGCGACTCCAAGCTGGCGGAGATGGCGGGCATCCTGTCCGCGGCCGTGGGGACGATCTATCTTTTGGGCATCACCTTCATCTTCAGCTTCCCGGCGGGAGTCATGGCCGCCATCTACCTGGAAGAATTCGCTCCGGACAACCGGCTGATGCATATCGTCGAGGTCAACATCAACAACCTGGCGGCCATCCCGTCCATCCTTTTCGGCCTTCTGGGCCTGGCGATCTTCATCAACTTCATGGGACTGCCCCGCTCGTCGGCCCTGGTGGGCGGCCTGACCCTTGCGCTCATGACCCTTCCGGTCATCATCATCTCCACCCGCGCGGCCATCCGGGCCATCCCGGACTCCATCCGCGAGGGAGCCCTGGCCCTGGGCGCCACCCACTGGCAGGTGGTCTGGGACCACATCCTGCCGCTGTCCCTGCCGGGCATCCTGACCGGGACCATCATCGGCCTGGCCCGCGCCATCGGCGAGACCGCGCCGCTTCTCATCATCGGCATGGTCGCCTACATCCAGGACATGCCGCGCGGCCTGACCAGCGCGGCCACCGTGCTCCCGGCCCAGATCTACGTGTGGTCATCGGAATCGATACGCGCCTTCACCGAGCGCACGTCCGCGGGCATCATCGTCCTCCTGGTCGTCCTTTTGTCCATGAACGCCCTGGCCATTTTGCTGCGCAACAAATACGAGCGCAAATGGTAAGGCTCCGCCGCCGAAACGCCGCAGGGAAGGACTCCGGTTCTTCCCTTTTTTTTGGCGCAGGCATTCGCGGACAAGCCACCAGTCGCAGGTACCCCGGCGAATCGGCGGCGTTGCCACGGCCAGGCCTTTGGGATAGCCAGCGCGGGTCATGGAGGTCAAAAATGACGACTCTTCCCGAAGACAAAGGGGTCCGGGGCCTTGTCTATCTCTGCCAGACCGGAACGTGCGTGTCCTGCGGCAGCTGCTGCGGGCTCTA
It contains:
- the pstA gene encoding phosphate ABC transporter permease PstA, whose product is MPIDPRSLRKRKNSESQFKALSYMAISVAGIFLVVFFADIIRQGYTAFMQTEIRANVTFSESILDDPRSALDKRLVPLVSRGVTRILPMQLRENPQLLGTTSEVWVLANAEVDQYIKNKPNRLKPKEIKLVDELVAEGSIKKVFNVGFFTNGDSKLAEMAGILSAAVGTIYLLGITFIFSFPAGVMAAIYLEEFAPDNRLMHIVEVNINNLAAIPSILFGLLGLAIFINFMGLPRSSALVGGLTLALMTLPVIIISTRAAIRAIPDSIREGALALGATHWQVVWDHILPLSLPGILTGTIIGLARAIGETAPLLIIGMVAYIQDMPRGLTSAATVLPAQIYVWSSESIRAFTERTSAGIIVLLVVLLSMNALAILLRNKYERKW